Proteins encoded in a region of the Streptomyces sp. NBC_01298 genome:
- a CDS encoding ACP S-malonyltransferase, producing the protein MLVLVAPGQGAQTPGFLTPWLELPGAADRVAGWSDAIGLDLAHYGTKADADEIRDTAVAQPLLVAAGLLAAAELTTKAGPGAFGAVAGHSVGEITAAAYAGVLSDADALSFVRTRGLAMAEAAATTATGMAAVLGGDPDVVVAHLEKLGLTAANVNGAGQIVAAGTMEQIAALEAEKPEGSMKVVALKVAGAFHTHHMAPAVAGLEKAATALSPADPALTYVSNKDGQVVTTGADVVARLVGQVANPVRWDLCMETFAALGVTGIVELSPGGTLTGLAKRALKGVPSVALKTPDDLDKAAALVTEHAV; encoded by the coding sequence GTGCTCGTACTCGTCGCTCCCGGCCAAGGCGCACAGACGCCCGGCTTCCTGACTCCCTGGCTCGAACTGCCCGGCGCCGCTGACCGCGTCGCCGGCTGGTCGGACGCCATCGGGCTCGACCTTGCCCACTACGGCACCAAGGCCGACGCGGACGAGATCCGCGACACGGCCGTCGCACAGCCCCTGCTGGTGGCCGCCGGCCTCCTCGCCGCGGCCGAGCTGACCACCAAGGCCGGCCCCGGCGCCTTCGGCGCGGTGGCGGGCCACAGCGTCGGCGAGATCACCGCCGCCGCGTACGCCGGGGTGCTGTCCGACGCGGACGCGCTGTCCTTCGTACGCACCCGCGGGCTCGCCATGGCCGAGGCCGCGGCGACCACCGCGACGGGCATGGCCGCCGTGCTCGGCGGGGACCCGGACGTCGTCGTCGCCCACCTGGAGAAGCTGGGTCTGACCGCGGCGAACGTCAACGGCGCGGGCCAGATCGTCGCCGCGGGGACCATGGAGCAGATCGCGGCCCTGGAGGCCGAGAAGCCCGAGGGTTCCATGAAGGTCGTCGCCCTCAAGGTCGCGGGCGCCTTCCACACGCACCACATGGCTCCGGCGGTCGCCGGTCTGGAGAAGGCCGCCACGGCCCTCTCCCCGGCCGACCCGGCGCTGACGTACGTATCGAACAAGGATGGTCAGGTCGTGACCACGGGCGCCGACGTCGTCGCCCGGCTGGTTGGCCAGGTGGCCAACCCGGTCCGCTGGGACCTGTGCATGGAGACGTTCGCCGCACTGGGCGTCACCGGGATCGTCGAGCTGTCTCCCGGTGGCACCCTGACGGGTCTGGCCAAGCGCGCGCTGAAGGGCGTACCGAGCGTGGCGCTGAAGACCCCGGACGATCTCGACAAGGCCGCGGCTCTCGTCACCGAGCACGCGGTCTGA
- a CDS encoding PucR family transcriptional regulator yields the protein MPQPEREHSPAAHPAHPAPAHPHAATLRRLEKSSGRLAANAIARMDETLSWYRAMPPENRSWIGLVAQAGIAAFTEWFRHPETPQAISTDVFGTAPRELTRAITLRQTVEMVRTTIEVMETAIDEVAAPGDESILREALLVYAREIAFATAQVYAQAAEARGAWDARLESLVVNAVLSGEADEGALSRAAALGWNSPEHVCVVLGTAPEGDSELTVEAIRRAARHHKLQVLTGVLGDRLVVIAGGSDNPMQVAKSLIGPFAAGAVVAGPVVPDLLNATKSAQAAAAGLKACTAWQDAPRPVLADDLLPERAIASDPAAREQLVEEIYRPLEEAGSALLETLSVYLEQASSLEGAARMLFVHPNTVRYRLRRVTDVTGWSPSDVRSAFTLRIALILGRLADGDPQS from the coding sequence GTGCCCCAACCCGAACGTGAGCATTCACCCGCGGCCCATCCCGCACATCCGGCTCCGGCCCATCCGCACGCGGCGACGCTGCGCCGACTGGAGAAGTCTTCCGGCCGGCTCGCCGCCAACGCCATCGCGCGCATGGACGAGACGCTGTCGTGGTACCGGGCGATGCCGCCGGAGAACCGGTCCTGGATCGGCCTGGTCGCCCAGGCCGGCATCGCCGCGTTCACCGAGTGGTTCCGGCATCCGGAGACCCCCCAGGCGATCTCCACCGATGTCTTCGGGACGGCTCCGCGCGAGCTGACCCGGGCGATCACCCTGCGCCAGACCGTCGAGATGGTGCGGACCACGATCGAGGTCATGGAGACCGCGATCGACGAGGTCGCCGCGCCCGGCGACGAGTCGATCCTGCGCGAGGCCCTGCTCGTGTACGCCCGGGAGATCGCCTTCGCGACCGCCCAGGTGTACGCCCAGGCCGCCGAGGCACGCGGTGCGTGGGACGCCCGGCTGGAGTCCCTGGTGGTCAACGCGGTGCTGTCCGGGGAGGCCGACGAGGGCGCGCTGTCCCGGGCCGCGGCCCTCGGCTGGAACTCCCCCGAGCACGTGTGCGTGGTGCTGGGCACGGCGCCGGAGGGCGACAGCGAGCTGACGGTCGAGGCGATCCGGCGGGCGGCCCGCCACCACAAGCTGCAGGTGCTCACCGGTGTGCTGGGTGACCGGCTCGTGGTGATCGCGGGCGGCAGCGACAATCCCATGCAGGTGGCGAAGTCGCTGATCGGGCCGTTCGCGGCGGGTGCGGTGGTCGCCGGACCGGTGGTCCCGGACCTGCTGAACGCCACGAAATCGGCGCAGGCCGCCGCGGCCGGACTCAAGGCCTGTACGGCGTGGCAGGACGCACCGAGGCCGGTCCTCGCGGATGATCTCCTGCCCGAACGCGCCATCGCCTCCGACCCTGCGGCCCGCGAGCAGTTGGTGGAGGAGATCTACAGACCGCTCGAAGAGGCGGGCTCGGCCCTCCTGGAAACGCTGAGTGTTTATCTGGAGCAGGCGAGCAGCCTGGAAGGCGCGGCCCGGATGCTGTTCGTACACCCGAACACCGTGCGCTACCGGCTGCGACGTGTGACAGACGTCACCGGCTGGTCGCCCTCTGATGTCCGCTCCGCGTTCACGCTGCGAATCGCCCTGATCCTCGGACGTCTAGCCGACGGCGATCCTCAGTCCTAA
- a CDS encoding pirin family protein produces MIDVRRSPDRYEGGDPGSGITTRHAFSFGAHYDPDNLRFGPVLACNEESLAPGAGFDEHPHSHTEIVTWVAEGELTHRDAEGATTLVRPGDVQHLGAASGTRHAERNDGSGPLRFVQMWLAPADPAGEPSYALVRGIADGTPYAVPAAGAVLHVRRPGAGERVAVPAAGRVYLHVVRGDLRLDGGSADGAEELSPGDSVRITGEPELELVAGSPAEVLIWEFA; encoded by the coding sequence ATGATCGATGTACGCCGAAGCCCCGACCGGTACGAGGGCGGGGACCCGGGATCCGGGATCACCACCCGGCACGCCTTCTCCTTCGGCGCGCACTACGACCCCGACAACCTGCGGTTCGGCCCGGTCCTGGCGTGCAACGAGGAGAGCCTCGCCCCCGGCGCGGGCTTCGACGAGCACCCCCACAGCCACACCGAGATCGTGACCTGGGTGGCCGAGGGCGAGCTCACCCACCGGGACGCCGAGGGCGCCACCACCCTGGTGCGGCCCGGTGACGTACAGCACCTCGGCGCGGCGTCCGGGACCCGGCACGCGGAGCGCAACGACGGCTCCGGTCCGCTGCGGTTCGTCCAGATGTGGCTGGCCCCGGCCGATCCGGCCGGGGAGCCCTCGTACGCGCTGGTCCGGGGGATCGCCGACGGCACGCCCTACGCCGTGCCGGCCGCCGGGGCCGTCCTGCACGTACGGCGTCCCGGCGCGGGCGAGCGGGTGGCCGTACCGGCCGCCGGGCGGGTGTACCTGCACGTCGTACGGGGAGACCTGCGGCTGGACGGCGGATCCGCGGACGGCGCCGAGGAACTCAGCCCCGGGGACTCGGTGCGGATCACCGGCGAGCCGGAGCTGGAACTGGTCGCCGGCTCGCCGGCCGAGGTGCTGATCTGGGAGTTCGCGTAG
- a CDS encoding serine hydrolase domain-containing protein translates to MESLQSLRIIENWPVPTAAAAVVDSDGTVLGTHGPVDHRFPLASVTKPLTAYAALVAYEEGAIELDEPAGPVGSTVRHLLAHTSGLAFDEHRVTAPPGERRLYSNAGFEELGDHIAKATGIPFAAYLAEAVFEPLGMGSSSLEGSPAKDGVSTVSDLLRFAAELQQPRLLDVRTVAEATSVVHPGLKGVLPGYGHQSPNDWGLGLEIRDGKAPHWTGAGSSPRTFGHFGQSGTFLWVDPDARAACVALTDRAFGPWAVEAWPPFTDAVLAELRTR, encoded by the coding sequence ATGGAGAGCTTGCAGAGTCTGCGCATCATCGAGAACTGGCCGGTTCCGACCGCTGCCGCGGCCGTGGTCGACTCCGACGGGACCGTGCTCGGTACGCACGGCCCGGTGGACCACCGCTTCCCGCTGGCCTCCGTCACCAAGCCGCTCACCGCCTACGCCGCCCTCGTCGCCTACGAGGAGGGCGCGATCGAGCTGGACGAACCGGCAGGGCCCGTGGGCTCCACCGTGCGCCACCTGCTCGCCCACACCAGCGGCCTGGCCTTCGACGAGCACCGGGTGACGGCCCCTCCCGGGGAGCGCCGGCTGTACTCGAACGCCGGTTTCGAGGAGCTCGGCGACCACATCGCGAAGGCCACCGGGATCCCCTTCGCCGCGTACCTGGCCGAGGCCGTCTTCGAGCCGCTGGGCATGGGGTCGAGCAGCCTGGAGGGCTCGCCCGCCAAGGACGGCGTCTCCACCGTCTCCGACCTGCTGCGCTTCGCCGCCGAACTCCAGCAGCCCCGGCTGCTGGACGTCCGCACCGTCGCGGAGGCCACCTCCGTGGTCCACCCCGGGCTCAAGGGCGTGCTGCCCGGCTACGGCCACCAGTCCCCCAACGACTGGGGTCTCGGCCTGGAGATCCGCGACGGGAAGGCCCCGCACTGGACGGGCGCCGGGTCCTCGCCGCGCACCTTCGGGCACTTCGGGCAGTCCGGGACCTTCCTGTGGGTGGACCCGGACGCCCGCGCCGCCTGCGTGGCGCTGACCGACCGCGCCTTCGGGCCCTGGGCGGTCGAGGCCTGGCCGCCGTTCACCGACGCGGTGCTCGCCGAGCTCAGGACCCGCTGA
- a CDS encoding MerR family transcriptional regulator — MSLTQTPLQTRTRYTISEVEARTGLTQHTLRWYERIGLMPHVDRSHSGQRRFTDKDLEWLGFVGKLRTTGMSVADMVRYAELVREGPHTADDRRELLERTRDEVRTRIAELTDALAVLDYKIDTYAMCTTVAGEADRT, encoded by the coding sequence ATGAGCCTGACCCAGACCCCCCTGCAGACGCGGACGCGGTACACGATCAGCGAGGTCGAGGCACGGACCGGTCTGACCCAGCACACCTTGCGCTGGTACGAGCGGATCGGCCTGATGCCGCACGTGGACCGCTCGCACTCGGGGCAGCGGCGGTTCACCGACAAGGATCTCGAATGGCTGGGTTTCGTCGGGAAGTTGCGCACCACCGGAATGTCGGTGGCGGACATGGTCCGGTACGCGGAACTCGTCCGCGAGGGCCCGCACACCGCCGACGACCGGCGGGAGCTGCTGGAGCGCACGCGCGACGAGGTGCGGACGCGGATCGCGGAACTGACCGACGCGCTCGCGGTACTGGACTACAAGATCGATACGTATGCGATGTGCACCACCGTCGCGGGAGAGGCAGACCGGACATGA
- a CDS encoding aldo/keto reductase — MTGNTAGDTARIEQVELGAGGPLVGVQGLGCMGMSEFYGETDEAAARQTLDAALDAGVTLFDTADIYGRGANEEFLAPFVAAHRDRITLATKFAIERTDDPQYRAVRNDRAYIRGAVEDSLRRLGTEVIDLYYMHRRDPAVPFAESVGAMAELVKEGKVLHLGLSEVTGAELREAHAVHPIAALQSEWSLFSRDVERSAVGAAAELGVAFVPYSPLGRGFLTGSFADASADLTADDFRKYQPRFTGDNAKTNGELLTPVREIAAARGATPAQIALAWVQQRAAVHGLTVVPIPGTRKPSRLAENTAATRITLTTAELALLEPIAAQVAGDRYPDMSATSVAREG; from the coding sequence ATGACCGGAAACACGGCAGGCGACACGGCACGGATCGAGCAGGTCGAACTGGGCGCGGGCGGACCGCTGGTGGGCGTCCAGGGGCTCGGCTGCATGGGCATGAGCGAGTTCTACGGGGAGACGGACGAGGCGGCGGCCCGGCAGACCCTGGACGCGGCACTGGACGCCGGGGTCACGCTCTTCGACACCGCCGACATCTACGGGCGGGGCGCCAACGAGGAGTTCCTCGCGCCGTTCGTGGCCGCGCACCGCGACCGGATCACCCTCGCCACGAAGTTCGCCATAGAACGGACGGACGACCCGCAGTACCGGGCGGTCCGCAACGACCGCGCCTACATCCGCGGCGCTGTGGAGGACAGCCTGCGCAGGCTGGGCACCGAGGTGATCGACCTCTACTACATGCACCGGCGCGACCCGGCCGTCCCGTTCGCCGAGTCGGTGGGCGCGATGGCGGAGCTGGTGAAGGAGGGCAAGGTGCTCCACCTCGGGCTCAGCGAGGTGACCGGCGCCGAGCTGCGCGAGGCGCACGCGGTGCACCCGATCGCGGCGCTCCAGTCGGAGTGGTCGCTGTTCAGCCGGGACGTGGAGCGCAGCGCGGTGGGCGCGGCGGCGGAGCTGGGCGTGGCCTTCGTGCCGTACTCCCCGCTCGGGCGCGGCTTCCTGACCGGGTCCTTCGCGGACGCGTCGGCGGATCTGACGGCCGATGACTTCCGCAAGTACCAGCCCCGGTTCACCGGTGACAACGCGAAGACGAACGGGGAGCTCCTGACCCCCGTCCGGGAGATCGCGGCGGCCCGCGGGGCCACGCCGGCGCAGATCGCCCTGGCGTGGGTGCAGCAGCGGGCGGCGGTGCACGGCCTGACGGTCGTCCCGATCCCGGGCACCCGCAAGCCCTCCCGCCTCGCGGAGAACACGGCGGCGACCCGCATCACCCTGACGACGGCGGAACTCGCCCTGCTGGAACCGATCGCGGCCCAGGTCGCGGGCGACCGCTACCCGGACATGAGCGCGACCTCGGTGGCGCGCGAGGGGTAG
- a CDS encoding DUF4429 domain-containing protein, whose protein sequence is MGDVLAGNHAVWEFDRTTDSLIIRFARGIRTPRLWHALGERRIPLEALSGVDLTVGRRDTLVLHARVRVGADPLMEAAAGQLREVCDPYRLVLPGGGGEAGRAAAFTEALRERLGPAEPAERFLVRAPEPPATLKAYDARLSFDGGAVTLRWSRTGATSAKWKAGDQRYPLAALAGLVWHSPERPGGHLRLLPREGAGDPRPDHDLASAVFGVGYGGVHESLPFAAAVLAALRARAVVASGAGVSGPRSWERIQHLAELHSAGLLTDAEYRALRDRFTAGA, encoded by the coding sequence ATGGGTGACGTACTGGCCGGAAACCATGCCGTCTGGGAGTTCGACCGCACCACGGACTCGCTCATCATCCGCTTCGCACGGGGGATTCGAACGCCCAGACTCTGGCACGCCCTGGGAGAACGCCGGATTCCCCTGGAGGCGTTGTCCGGGGTGGACCTGACCGTGGGGCGGCGGGACACCCTGGTGCTGCACGCCCGCGTACGGGTGGGAGCGGACCCGCTGATGGAGGCCGCGGCCGGGCAATTGCGGGAGGTCTGCGATCCGTACCGGCTGGTGCTGCCGGGTGGCGGGGGCGAGGCCGGCCGTGCCGCCGCCTTCACCGAGGCCCTGCGCGAACGGCTGGGACCCGCCGAGCCGGCCGAACGGTTCCTCGTCCGCGCCCCGGAGCCGCCGGCCACGCTGAAGGCGTACGACGCCCGGCTCTCCTTCGACGGCGGCGCCGTCACCCTCCGCTGGTCGCGCACCGGGGCCACGAGCGCCAAGTGGAAGGCGGGCGACCAGCGGTATCCGCTGGCCGCCCTGGCCGGGCTGGTCTGGCACTCCCCGGAACGGCCCGGAGGCCACCTGCGGCTGTTGCCCCGCGAGGGCGCCGGTGATCCGCGGCCCGACCACGATCTCGCCTCCGCGGTGTTCGGTGTCGGGTACGGGGGCGTGCACGAGTCGCTGCCGTTCGCGGCGGCCGTGCTGGCGGCTCTGCGGGCGCGGGCCGTTGTCGCCTCCGGCGCGGGGGTGTCCGGGCCGCGGTCCTGGGAGCGGATCCAGCATCTCGCCGAGCTGCACAGTGCGGGGCTCCTCACGGACGCGGAGTACCGGGCCCTGCGGGACCGGTTCACGGCCGGGGCCTGA
- a CDS encoding alpha/beta hydrolase, with protein MVFLMLATTGWTAVYRTADDPSPRQAALASWAHAHFEGRALPAADAPAPVVARFFRSFDGAQRARLTEGHPLVVGNLDGVPPDVRYRANRMALKQAARVEDTRARDITLAPSDRAVAARRSHRFESLAEPGRQILVFDPTGGALVAEVFGDLGEARRVSVVVPGVDTDALTFERSVRRLTAPVGMAESLYEAERAAAPGGRTAVIAWAGYTAPTGVGMDAATGRLAVDGAARLRSLTSGLPGRASVALFCHSYGSVVCGVAAHELPPRVTDIVVAGSPGMRAGNAAELGTSARVWAMRDAGDWIADVPHLEFGGLGHGVDPVSGEFGARVLSAAGAKSHTGYFEPGTESLDNFANIGTGAFGSTVCAAGDDSCRRGTSGSDGA; from the coding sequence GTGGTCTTCCTGATGCTCGCGACCACCGGCTGGACGGCCGTCTACCGGACCGCGGACGACCCGTCCCCGCGCCAGGCCGCGCTCGCGTCCTGGGCGCACGCGCACTTCGAAGGCCGGGCCCTGCCCGCCGCGGACGCCCCGGCGCCCGTGGTGGCACGTTTCTTCAGGAGTTTCGACGGCGCCCAGCGCGCCCGGCTCACCGAGGGCCATCCGCTGGTGGTCGGCAATCTCGACGGCGTGCCGCCCGACGTCCGCTACCGGGCCAACCGAATGGCCCTGAAGCAGGCCGCGCGGGTCGAGGACACCCGTGCCCGCGACATCACGCTGGCCCCCTCCGACCGTGCCGTCGCAGCCCGGCGCTCCCACCGCTTCGAGTCCCTCGCCGAGCCCGGCCGGCAGATCCTCGTCTTCGACCCCACCGGCGGCGCCCTCGTCGCGGAGGTCTTCGGCGACCTCGGCGAGGCCCGCCGGGTCTCGGTGGTCGTCCCCGGGGTCGACACCGACGCGCTCACCTTCGAACGCTCGGTGCGCCGGCTGACCGCACCGGTCGGCATGGCCGAGTCCCTGTACGAGGCCGAGCGCGCGGCCGCCCCCGGCGGCCGGACCGCGGTCATCGCCTGGGCCGGCTACACCGCCCCGACCGGCGTCGGTATGGACGCGGCGACCGGGCGACTGGCCGTGGACGGCGCGGCCAGGCTGCGCTCACTGACCTCCGGGCTGCCGGGACGGGCGAGCGTGGCGCTGTTCTGCCACAGCTACGGCTCGGTGGTGTGCGGGGTGGCGGCGCACGAACTGCCGCCCCGGGTCACGGACATCGTGGTGGCCGGCAGCCCCGGCATGCGCGCCGGGAACGCCGCCGAGCTGGGCACCTCCGCGCGGGTGTGGGCGATGCGCGATGCCGGTGACTGGATCGCCGACGTGCCCCACCTGGAGTTCGGCGGCCTGGGCCACGGCGTGGATCCGGTCTCCGGGGAGTTCGGCGCGCGGGTCCTGTCGGCGGCCGGAGCCAAGAGCCACACCGGCTACTTCGAGCCAGGGACCGAATCCCTGGACAACTTCGCCAATATCGGAACCGGTGCGTTCGGTTCTACCGTGTGCGCCGCCGGGGACGACTCCTGCCGACGCGGAACTTCCGGTTCCGACGGCGCCTGA
- a CDS encoding TetR/AcrR family transcriptional regulator: MTDQRPASAPPAGLRERKKQRTRDALLRAALLLFIAQGYEETTVDEITDAVDVSQRTFFRYFANKEEVAFAVQDLVESHFVAALDSRPPAEGPFEAMRSAVLAAWDTVDEAISDLVPIDLYMRSYQLIESTPALLAVHLRRSTELEERIARLLAEREGLDVDADPRPRVAVAAFTGVMRVTGRLWGQGEDTSVAAIRRMTEVYLDQIGPALTSDWRRPA, from the coding sequence ATGACCGATCAGCGGCCCGCGTCCGCACCGCCGGCCGGACTGCGCGAGCGCAAGAAACAGCGCACGCGCGACGCACTGCTGCGCGCGGCCCTCCTCCTCTTCATCGCCCAGGGGTACGAGGAGACGACCGTCGACGAGATCACCGACGCCGTGGACGTCTCCCAGCGCACCTTCTTCCGGTACTTCGCCAACAAGGAAGAGGTCGCCTTCGCCGTCCAGGACCTGGTCGAATCGCACTTCGTCGCGGCGCTGGACTCCCGCCCGCCCGCCGAGGGCCCCTTCGAGGCGATGCGCTCGGCCGTGCTCGCCGCCTGGGACACCGTCGACGAGGCCATTTCGGACCTGGTCCCCATCGACCTGTACATGCGCAGCTATCAGCTGATCGAGTCCACCCCGGCCCTGCTCGCCGTGCACCTGCGCCGCTCCACCGAGCTGGAGGAGCGGATCGCCCGGCTGCTGGCCGAGCGCGAGGGCCTGGACGTGGACGCCGACCCGCGCCCGCGGGTGGCCGTCGCCGCGTTCACGGGCGTGATGCGCGTCACCGGCCGCCTCTGGGGGCAGGGCGAGGACACCAGCGTGGCCGCCATCCGGCGGATGACCGAGGTCTACCTCGACCAGATCGGCCCGGCGCTGACCTCCGACTGGCGCCGGCCCGCCTGA
- a CDS encoding MFS transporter produces MTSQITVDGGDARSLTKEPGPSPARTGLRGHPWLTLFAVAIGVMMVTLDGTIVAVANPAIQKDLGASLADVQWITNGYLLALAVSLITAGKLGDRFGHRQTFLIGIAGFAVSSAAIGLSSGVELVIGFRVAQGVFGALLMPAALGLLRATFPAEKLNMAIGIWGMVIGASTAAGPIVGGLLVENVSWQSVFFINVPVGILALAFGLFILVDHRAENAPRSFDVLGILLLSTGMFSLIWALIKASEWGWGDTKTLAFLGGSVLCFVAFALWENHVAEPLIPLGMFRSLPLSAGTVLMVLMAFAFMGGLFFVTFYLQNVHGMSPVDSGLHLLPLTGMMIIGSPLAGIAITKVGPRPPLVAGMIATAVACFGMAQLTPGTSTPTMSLWFALMGLGLAPVMVGATEVIVGNAPLELSGVAGGLQQAAMQVGGSLGTAVLGAVMASKVGGVFEDNWAGAGLPPLTPEQADLAEKGIQVGIAPIPPEAPQQLAATITGVAHDTFVAGMSTAFTVAGVVAVLAAVVAGFTKRGENAAAGAGAAHI; encoded by the coding sequence ATGACTAGTCAGATCACCGTCGACGGCGGGGACGCACGCTCGCTCACCAAGGAACCGGGCCCCTCGCCGGCCCGTACGGGCCTCCGGGGCCACCCGTGGCTCACCCTGTTCGCCGTCGCGATCGGCGTCATGATGGTCACCCTCGACGGCACGATCGTCGCCGTCGCCAACCCGGCCATCCAGAAGGACCTCGGGGCCTCGCTGGCCGACGTCCAGTGGATCACCAACGGCTACCTGCTCGCCCTCGCGGTCTCCCTCATCACCGCGGGCAAGCTCGGCGACCGCTTCGGCCACCGGCAGACCTTCCTCATAGGCATCGCCGGCTTCGCCGTCTCCTCGGCGGCCATCGGGCTCTCCAGCGGAGTCGAGCTGGTCATCGGCTTCCGCGTCGCGCAGGGCGTCTTCGGAGCGCTGCTGATGCCCGCCGCGCTGGGCCTGCTGCGCGCGACCTTCCCGGCCGAGAAGCTCAACATGGCCATCGGCATCTGGGGCATGGTCATCGGCGCCTCCACCGCCGCCGGGCCGATCGTCGGCGGCCTGCTCGTCGAGAACGTGAGCTGGCAGTCCGTCTTCTTCATCAACGTGCCCGTCGGCATCCTCGCGCTCGCCTTCGGCCTGTTCATCCTGGTCGACCACCGGGCGGAGAACGCCCCGCGCTCCTTCGACGTCCTGGGCATCCTGCTGCTGTCGACGGGGATGTTCTCGCTGATCTGGGCACTGATCAAGGCCTCCGAGTGGGGCTGGGGAGACACCAAGACCCTGGCCTTCCTCGGCGGGTCCGTCCTGTGCTTCGTGGCCTTCGCCCTCTGGGAGAACCACGTCGCCGAGCCGCTGATCCCGCTCGGGATGTTCCGGTCGCTGCCGCTGTCCGCGGGCACGGTGCTGATGGTCCTGATGGCCTTCGCCTTCATGGGCGGGCTGTTCTTCGTCACCTTCTACCTGCAGAACGTCCACGGCATGAGCCCCGTCGACAGCGGCCTGCACCTGCTGCCGCTGACCGGGATGATGATCATCGGGTCGCCGCTGGCGGGCATCGCCATCACCAAGGTCGGCCCGCGGCCGCCGCTCGTCGCCGGCATGATCGCCACCGCCGTCGCCTGCTTCGGGATGGCCCAGCTGACCCCCGGCACCTCCACCCCCACCATGTCGCTCTGGTTCGCCCTGATGGGCCTCGGGCTGGCGCCCGTCATGGTCGGCGCCACCGAGGTCATCGTCGGCAACGCCCCGCTGGAGCTCTCGGGCGTCGCCGGCGGGCTCCAGCAGGCCGCCATGCAGGTCGGCGGCAGCCTGGGCACGGCCGTGCTCGGCGCGGTCATGGCGAGCAAGGTCGGCGGCGTCTTCGAGGACAACTGGGCCGGGGCCGGGCTGCCGCCGCTCACCCCGGAGCAGGCGGACCTCGCGGAGAAGGGCATCCAGGTCGGCATCGCCCCGATCCCGCCGGAGGCACCGCAGCAGCTCGCGGCGACCATCACGGGGGTCGCCCACGACACGTTCGTGGCAGGGATGAGCACCGCCTTCACCGTCGCGGGCGTGGTCGCGGTCCTCGCCGCGGTCGTGGCCGGCTTCACGAAGCGCGGCGAGAACGCGGCGGCGGGCGCGGGCGCGGCCCACATCTAG
- a CDS encoding peptidase inhibitor family I36 protein translates to MRTWSTSFSSFSGRTAATATALAATLLIPGTAESAHAAARTPSLTPTQAQAQAQAQARADGPAVTRGSGRPRGRAAGPPALGACATGQLCLWAKPEFKGARTTHELSTLDINSCTALPAGTTAQSLTNRTGRPVTTYQSAECAETGEFQTYPGDGVWLPQSPYQVRAFKVWER, encoded by the coding sequence ATGCGTACGTGGAGCACCAGTTTCTCCAGTTTCTCCGGGCGCACCGCCGCCACGGCCACCGCACTCGCCGCCACCCTGCTGATCCCCGGCACGGCGGAATCCGCCCACGCGGCGGCCCGCACCCCGAGCCTCACCCCGACGCAGGCCCAGGCCCAGGCCCAAGCCCAAGCCCGTGCCGATGGTCCGGCCGTCACCCGGGGTTCCGGTCGGCCGCGGGGGCGGGCCGCCGGGCCGCCGGCGCTCGGGGCCTGCGCCACCGGGCAGTTGTGCCTGTGGGCGAAGCCGGAGTTCAAGGGCGCCCGGACGACCCACGAGCTCAGCACCCTCGACATCAACAGCTGCACCGCCCTGCCCGCCGGGACCACCGCCCAGTCCCTCACGAACCGGACCGGCCGCCCGGTCACCACCTACCAGTCCGCCGAATGCGCCGAGACCGGCGAGTTCCAGACCTACCCGGGTGACGGGGTGTGGCTGCCCCAGTCGCCCTACCAGGTCAGGGCGTTCAAGGTGTGGGAGCGCTGA